The Chelonoidis abingdonii isolate Lonesome George chromosome 9, CheloAbing_2.0, whole genome shotgun sequence genome has a segment encoding these proteins:
- the LCMT1 gene encoding leucine carboxyl methyltransferase 1 isoform X1 gives MAAAVRGTLCFADSEEADEAVRGTCEDASICKRFAVSIGYWKDPYIQYFVRQAKERKAPEINRGYYARVHGVSQLLKAFLKKTECNCQIINLGAGLDTMFWRLKDENLLPKKYFEVDFPMIVARKIYNIKSKPPLSKPIIESHSGESFLIDAHSLDSNRYSILAADLRDSSELEEKLKKLNMDTQLPTLLIAECVLVYMTPEQSASLLKWAANTFQAAMFINYEQVNMTDRFGQIMIENLQRRQCSLAGVEACKSLESQRERLLLNGWETANAIDMMKVYSCLPQAEVRRIEGLEFLDEKELLEQLMQHYCICWATKDSCNLGLSNITF, from the exons ATGGCGGCCGCCGTCCGGGGCACCCTGTGCTTTGCCGACTCCGAGGAGGCGGACGAGGCGGTGAGGGGCACCTGCGAGGACGCGTCCATCTGTAAACG ATTTGCTGTAAGTATCGGCTACTGGAAGGATCCTTACATCCAATATTTTGTGAGACAAGCAAAAGAAAGGAAAGCACCTGAAATTAATAGAG GATACTACGCTCGTGTCCATGGAGTCAGTCAGCTACTTAAGGCTTTTTTAAAGAAGACAGAATGCAACTGTCAAATCATAAATCTTGGTGCTGGTTTGGATACCATGTTCTGGAGATTAAAG gatgaAAATCTTCTCcctaaaaaatattttgaagtggATTTTCCAATGATAGTAGCAAGGAAAATATATAACatcaa ATCAAAACCTCCCCTGTCAAAACCAATTATTGAATCCCATTCTGGGGAGTCTTTTCTAATAG ATGCTCACAGCCTGGATTCCAACCGATATTCTATACTTGCAGCAGATCTTCGAGACTCATCAGAGCTGGAGGAAAAACTAAAGAAATTGAACATGGATACACA ATTGCCTACGCTCCTGATAGCAGAGTGTGTGCTGGTTTATATGACCCCTGAGCAGTCCGCAAGTCTTCTAAAGTGGGCAGCGAACACTTTTCAGGCAGCTATGTTTATAAACTATGAGCAG GTGAACATGACTGATAGGTTTGGGCAGATCATGATTGAGAATTTGCAGAGAAGAcagtgcagcctggctggagtggAAGCCTGCAAATCCTTAGAATCTCAG agggagcGGTTACTGTTAAATGGCTGGGAAACTGCAAATGCCATTGATATGATGAAAGTCTACAGCTGCTTGCCACAGGCTGAAGTCAGAAG AATAGAAGGACTCGAATTCCTCGATGAAAAGGAGCTCCTTGAACAACTCATGCAGCATTACTGCATCTGCTGGGCTACGAAAGATAGCTGTAATCTGG
- the LCMT1 gene encoding leucine carboxyl methyltransferase 1 isoform X2, translating into MAAAVRGTLCFADSEEADEAVRGTCEDASICKRFAVSIGYWKDPYIQYFVRQAKERKAPEINRGYYARVHGVSQLLKAFLKKTECNCQIINLGAGLDTMFWRLKDENLLPKKYFEVDFPMIVARKIYNIKCSQPGFQPIFYTCSRSSRLIRAGGKTKEIEHGYTVNMTDRFGQIMIENLQRRQCSLAGVEACKSLESQRERLLLNGWETANAIDMMKVYSCLPQAEVRRIEGLEFLDEKELLEQLMQHYCICWATKDSCNLGLSNITF; encoded by the exons ATGGCGGCCGCCGTCCGGGGCACCCTGTGCTTTGCCGACTCCGAGGAGGCGGACGAGGCGGTGAGGGGCACCTGCGAGGACGCGTCCATCTGTAAACG ATTTGCTGTAAGTATCGGCTACTGGAAGGATCCTTACATCCAATATTTTGTGAGACAAGCAAAAGAAAGGAAAGCACCTGAAATTAATAGAG GATACTACGCTCGTGTCCATGGAGTCAGTCAGCTACTTAAGGCTTTTTTAAAGAAGACAGAATGCAACTGTCAAATCATAAATCTTGGTGCTGGTTTGGATACCATGTTCTGGAGATTAAAG gatgaAAATCTTCTCcctaaaaaatattttgaagtggATTTTCCAATGATAGTAGCAAGGAAAATATATAACatcaa ATGCTCACAGCCTGGATTCCAACCGATATTCTATACTTGCAGCAGATCTTCGAGACTCATCAGAGCTGGAGGAAAAACTAAAGAAATTGAACATGGATACACA GTGAACATGACTGATAGGTTTGGGCAGATCATGATTGAGAATTTGCAGAGAAGAcagtgcagcctggctggagtggAAGCCTGCAAATCCTTAGAATCTCAG agggagcGGTTACTGTTAAATGGCTGGGAAACTGCAAATGCCATTGATATGATGAAAGTCTACAGCTGCTTGCCACAGGCTGAAGTCAGAAG AATAGAAGGACTCGAATTCCTCGATGAAAAGGAGCTCCTTGAACAACTCATGCAGCATTACTGCATCTGCTGGGCTACGAAAGATAGCTGTAATCTGG